Part of the Capricornis sumatraensis isolate serow.1 chromosome 9, serow.2, whole genome shotgun sequence genome, ccgaggatgagatggctggatggcatcactgactcgatggacgtgagtctgagtgaattccgggagttggtgatggacagggaggcctggcgtgctgcgattcatggggtcacaaagagtcggacatgactcagcgactgaactgaactgaactgaacaattcaaGGGGACCTGTGTTGAGCAGGTAAACTTTTTTATACTTAAGAACCAGGGTAACCATCACCTAGCCTCCTTCCTTGGAATCAGACTATTATGTGGCATATGGGAGTGGACCACCTCCTGGTACTCCCACTGCCAACAAGTAGAGGTCTGGTTTCCTGAGGCTGATGCTACTCTATGCTGCCAGTGGTCTAACATACAGATTTATGTTTCCTTGCATGTATCATCAAAGCATATAAACAATCACATACctctttgtctgtaaaatgagacttatccttctcttgttctggagtTAGATAGAGAATTTTCTCCTCTGcagtattgggaaaaaaaaaagtgttaagctGCTTCTCAGACACTAACAGGTTTAAGTTCCATGAGGTGAAAATTAGGTTAGATGAAAGGACTCCTGAACTGATTCTATCAACCTTCTTTTCATAAGCACATTAGTCAGTATGCAGTGCATGGATGTCTACCAGGTATACTGGTCCTATCATAAAGAAACATCAAAGACATTTAAGATACAGCCCTTGTCCTAAAAAATCTTAGGCAGACATTTATCAGTTCAATAGGGTACAGGCTGGGAATGGGGAAGAAGGTATACATCTGTCTTTTGATTGCTCCTGAAATCAGCCACCTTGTCCAGTATCCACCCCAGGCTTCTTGAATACACAGGTCAGTAACAAATGGAAAACTTATTTACTAATTATCATACCTTCTGTCCCTTGGCAATGAAGAACATATCTCATGATATCCAGATTTTCATAGACTATTAGAATCTCTACAGCTCCCATTTCTAAAGCCTTTAGTGTATCTTCAACTCCGAAACAGTACTTGCCCGTGTCCTGGCTTATTTCATCGAAGTATCGCCCTGTGGTTAGGGACAGGTCAATAAGAATGTatattaatgtttctttttgtaCATATACACCTGCTTACTCaaaatcagagaaagagaaaaggtcaACTTAAAAATAACTGCCAAAAGTTAGTAAAAAATCACACCACTAGTTGAAGCTCCAGAAATTGAGTCTCAAGAGGTACCAGCTGGGCCAAGTACATAATCATTTGGAAATGCGTGTGTGTCAAATTGGAAACACAGCCAAACAATGGCCCTATTAATCTTTAATTTGAGCTTTTGAATTATTTATCACTCTAAAACAAAGGATAATATGGGAAATTTGACTGAAGTTTGGTTCCTACTGCCAAAGGGTAATaacagtaagaaaaacaaacaatattaGACGTGACATCTAAAGgatgatttaaaataatgattccATTGAGGAGGATTTTAGTAAAAATGCTAAACCTTCCTCTTTTACCCTTCTCAGTGTCTTGTTTtgtacatacacaaatataaaaactTTTCACAGTAAAGAAGTTGTATTTCACTGATACCTATTAATTTCTTCTCTTGAATGAACTTCACGTTGGAGAGGACCTCAGTAGATAGTTCAATAGCTTGATTGAATCCATTTTCACCACCATAAGATATATcaactaattttaaaacttttgattgcAACCTCTGacacaaaacaaaattataaaaagaaaaagcacatcaTTAGTACTTCAAAACACCCTTAACCAAGACCTGTTACCTCTTGATGGCATGCAAAACTAACCAGTGAAACCTCAAGAGGAAGGCTATAGGGGAAGGGGCCCACTTACTCACGAACAGGTCTCATGAAGATCGCCACCCCAGCCAACTGTATTGCACATCCTATTAGACTTACAAAACCAGCTCCTAGTTTCTTTGAAATCAAACTTCAATTTAAAGCCAATTATGGCAACCTACTAAAACCAGGGGCCAACATAGGGCCAAGAACGATTCCATCCCCAAATGGCTGATTGCAAAAGAAAGTAAGTCCAGATATGGGGGAATATCTCCTAATATTACTAATAATACACACAAAATTTTGCCAACACAGAGCGAGGTTTTTAACATGGAATTTATcactgtaaaagaaagaaaatgtgcatGTCCCAGCACTCACAGAACTCAACTACTCCCACCTAGAAACTTACATAATGGAACATCTACTTCTCACTTACCTGATCAAACATATCAGATTGACTTAGTTCAGTTTTAAAGTCAGCTGATCCAGCTAAAACGAGACCAGCCACATTCACCTTGTCCCCAGAAATAAACAGCTGCACAGCAGTCTCAGCTACTTTTCGAACATAGTTATGTCGCTTTTCCATTCTTAAACGGGCAAAACGCAAGGCTGATTGACCTCCTCTACCTTTGACAAAAAGTGATGAGAGAAAAAGGCATTTATTAAGTACATGATACCTTGctaattaaaaagtaattatataACCATGCTATTTcccaaggaaaggagaaaatcaCTATTCCTTTCAGAATAAAATCGCTTTTAGTGAGTGAACCACTAATTCTGTAGTCAAAAGAGTCACAAGTAACAATGCTTCTCCCATCACCTGAGTTTACTTTCCCCTATTACACAATTTGCTTCCTTAATGCTGGACACAAAGCAAAAGTGTTCATGTTCTCTTCCTAGATTACCATGTTTCTTTGGGAGATCCACAGTGAATTTGTGCAGgacttctcttgtatttccttgGAGTGTGCCAAAAAGTGCACCACTACCATCTATTACAATGAAGCCAAACTTGCTATCATCTGAAAGTAGTGCTGTAAGAGCCTGCAAAGCAAACACAGGTACCACACCATAAATCTCAAGGCTTTGCAAAATTAAGACAAAATTCCAAAAGGTCATATACAAGCCCTTTCCATTCACTCAGAACGGTATGGAGTACTACAGAAAAACCATTTCACGGAGTAATTTAAAGGCTTCAGCTGTAAATATGTAACTCACAGACAAATCTGAACCTGATGCAGGAGAAAACCAACAATATCAACGTGAAGCCTTTTCACAAAGCTGACCTAGGCACAGGAACCCAAAACTAACAGAGTTATAGGGATCAAATTCTTCCTAGGTTGTTTTTAGACTGCCGGTGGTCTAGGGAACATAATATTCAAAGTCTAACCTCCAAAAGTTGACTTGCTGTTACCATTAATAACCCCAGCATTAATAAGCAGTATTCACTATGGCTAATAAGAATCTTTTGCAAATCAATTCTAGAATAGGAGTACTCACTGAGGACAAAACCCAGACACCATCTATAAAAAGATCTAGTTTTGAAATGTTTAATTATGTCTTGAGTAACATTAATGACATCAATAtctaaaattcaattttaaaggTATTATACATAATACTGAATTTTTATGAGAGAAAATCCTTCTGGGTTAGTATTGTATCATTGTATTTCTGCCTCCTGAAAGAGCAGATCTTTAAATAGATCTGGGACCCATATAGATGGGCAAGAGTTGGCGTCTATAGACATGGTAGATGACTAATTACTAGGTGGCAGCCTCTATAGAGCTAAGAAGTTATTACCCATACCATTTAACTGAGGAAGAAAACAGCTGTTCATGAACTGCCTGGAAAGCAGATTAAGCACTAAGAATCACTCTTTAACCAAAGCATACTTGATAATTAGCAGTAAGACATGAATActgcatatattaaaaaatttgccTTTAAGactctgtcttccaatgcagggaggtacacgtttgattcctggtcagggaactaagatcccacatgccacagagtggggccagaatttaaataaataacttgtttaaaaaaatttttgcctTATCCCAATTACCTCTGTTATATAACTTGATTAATTTAGGTTCTCATCAGGGAATAGATTTATCTCTCATAATAAGAATATGTAAATATCCTGGTTAAACACAACTTCAGTTGTGTTGTTCAGTATGCCACATGTGTATGTAGTTTATAACAGTtagagccaaaacaaacaaagctagttaAGATGAAATGGTATCTTGGAAAAAGAGTTAAGGTTTAGAAAAACCAGTGAAGCTAACTTAGGTAAGTAAAGTAAAACTAGATAACATGAGTATCATGTACTATTTAAATCAAGAAGACTCAAAATCTGCTTTTATCAAAGCAGATACAGTTAATTGGAAGAGGGTGGCAAACTGCCTCCCCAATGAAACTTTTGCCAGAAGGAGGCTGTGACAGCCAAGAGAAAAATCTCCATCTATGCAATCGCTCAAGATCTGACTGGAATTGAACTTCCCATCAAGTTAGCAGAATCATCCATTGTAAACTGTGTCGACAAATGTCAGTTCTAATTCCACTATAGAGGTTTTCCCCTATGTCGATGAAAGGCAAGAGACTGAACTAGAAGCCAGTTGTGAATTCCTGATTGTTCTACTATTGACTGATTTAGGTCACTCTAATGAGGTTTCCTTTCTACCCTTAATGTTCATCATATTATGATAGTTCTGTCACtcaaaagttgtttttttctttttaatggatggggaaaaaaagctcTTATGGTCCTGACTACTGAAGATTTTTATAATTTGTGAGCTGAAACTAAGAATGCAAGAAATATATTCAAGTATCATGGATACATAGGGAGACCTAGAGATCAGGtagtcatttatttctttgcttctaaTTAGTTCTTCAAACCCAGCTTAGCACTTTCCTCAAATATACTGAATATTCATGTCATTCATTGTcataatgtatcttttttttttttttttaaagagccagCCTTGTAATATAGAACAGTTATTTGGAAAACAGCCTGTCAATCGTTGAACTGGTTAAACATaattactatatgacccagaaattccacttctagcTTGTATACCTGGCCCCCCAGTGAAAACATATGGACGTACAAAACCTTGTACACGTATGTTCaaagcagtattattcataacagccaaacaGTGGAAATGACAGTTTCACCAAATGATGTTATTAAGTGAAATGTGGCATATCCATGAATagataaaatatggaaaatagtatttggtaataaaaaaagaatgatggatAATACATACCAcaaaatggatgaaccttgaaaacacgcTAAGTAAAAGAAACAAGCCACAAAAGGCACAGAAAAACAGATTAAGGGTAGCCTATAGCTGAGAGATCTTGGGGTATGGCGAAAGGGACAGAGGAAGGCCTGGGAGTGACTGCTAAGAGCTATGGTGGATTTCTTTTAGGGTAACGAAAACATTCTGTTTTAACTTCTTACCTCTGTATGGAATTTGTTGTCACACAAATACAATGACGTATTAATTGGTTTGAAAGGTTCAAAGTCAATGttgactttcttttcctttccttcttccgtTACAATTGTACCACAGTAAACAACCAGGCCGTTTGGAGGTACTGCAAAGAACAAACAATTTCTCCACTTAAATACACACGTAATTTTCCTCAATTAATAGGAAATGTTCCCACAGCCCATTGTTCTTGCCCCTTTAAATCATAATTTACATGAAGTACAAATATCTGTAAATTTCTCAGGCAGATTTCTCTTCCTAATTTTGAAACTTGAGATGTTTTCAAAaggatttattattttaagtatagCACATACTACTTAACTTTCAAAAAAtaacttagggaaaaaaaaaagaccgaaGGAACACAGCTCATGGCTGGGTAAAGAAAGCACTTGTGACCAAAAGCATCACAGCAGAATAAGTGGAAATATAACCAAGACCAAGTAGAGGAGGTAAATGATCAAGCTCCAGATTACCTTTGTTATAAAGTTTGAGTCTTTGTTGTACAGATGTAATGGCTCCCAGGACTGAAAGGCGGTTTACTCGTGACTTAATGTTAGATGCAGTTCCAAACTCATCTGCTAACATTTTTGCCACTCGTGAAATCTggtctttgggaggaatgatcaATGATATCATGCTTGTGCCATTGCTGTGGAAGAATAGCATTAGAGGTTTAAGTACTACATAAGTAAAGAATTATCATTAGTAAATGGAGTTAAAAGTGAGATGCCCCTAATATGGGAAAAATAAATCACTCTAAAAGTGACCATGAAGGTAGGGGCTATACCTCTGTAATTAAAGTGTACCCAGAGCTAGAAAAGTGTTCAGAATATGGTAGGTATATCAGTCTTCAACaaagaggcaagactatacaatggagagaagccagtctcttcagcaagtggtattgggaaagttggacatcacatgtaaatcaatgaaaacacaccctcacaccatacacaaaaataaactcaaaaagctTTAAAGACTTTAAgacatgaaaccataaaactcctagaagagaacacaggcaaaacctTTTCAGATAACtcgtaccaatgttttcttaggtctgtctcccaaggcaacagaaatgaaagcaacaataaacaaatttataaactttcacacagcaaagaaaccataaacaaaataaaaagacaacatactgaatgggagaaaatacctgCAAATGATGCGACCAACAATGGCTTAATTTCCgaaacataaaaaaacaaacactatcaaaaaataggcagaagacatTTCATGAAAGGACACTCAACACTGCTAATCATCACAGAAATGCACATAAAAATTACAGCAAGGTATCACTTCCTGTCAGCCAGGATGGTCatcgtcaaaaagtctacaaataacaaatgctggagaggttgtggagaaaagggaacccttctacaccaTAGGTGGGAGGgtgttggtgcagccactgtggaacaGTATGAAGGTTGCTTAAAAgctaaatacatacacacacacgcacagccataaaaagaaatgagataattccatttgatgaaagagaaagacatatcCCATCACttaatgtagaatctaaaatatgacacaaatttatttacaaaacactcaggaaaaaaaacttatggttaccaaaggagaaaggggttgggggaaggcataaattaggagtttgagattaacagacacaaactactatatataaagcatccacagataaacaacaaggtcctactgtacagtacaggcaactatattcaatatccagtAATAAACCACAATGCAAAATAATGTGAAGAagaatgtatacatacacacacaactatCACTGAacgtatatgctgctgctgctaaatcgcttcagtcatgtctgactgtgc contains:
- the ETF1 gene encoding eukaryotic peptide chain release factor subunit 1 — protein: MADDPSAADRNVEIWKIKKLIKSLEAARGNGTSMISLIIPPKDQISRVAKMLADEFGTASNIKSRVNRLSVLGAITSVQQRLKLYNKVPPNGLVVYCGTIVTEEGKEKKVNIDFEPFKPINTSLYLCDNKFHTEALTALLSDDSKFGFIVIDGSGALFGTLQGNTREVLHKFTVDLPKKHGRGGQSALRFARLRMEKRHNYVRKVAETAVQLFISGDKVNVAGLVLAGSADFKTELSQSDMFDQRLQSKVLKLVDISYGGENGFNQAIELSTEVLSNVKFIQEKKLIGRYFDEISQDTGKYCFGVEDTLKALEMGAVEILIVYENLDIMRYVLHCQGTEEEKILYLTPEQEKDKSHFTDKETGQEHELIESMPLLEWFANNYKKFGATLEIVTDKSQEGSQFVKGFGGIGGILRYRVDFQGMEYQGGDDEFFDLDDY